CCAGATCGGATGTGAAGAATAACGTTTGCGCGAGAAAACGGCCAATCTGCTTCGCAAATAGCGGATACCGCTTTCCTTCGATCAACCCTTTGCGCATGATGATATGGTCCCCGACGTTTTCCATGACGGTCAACGCAAGTTCCCCATCGAAATGATACACCTGTGGCACCAGGTCTGGAACGTATTTGTGCTGAATCCGGAGTGCCTCGCTCTCGATGCGAGCCCGATCAATCGTAAGCGGCCAAGATTCCCCCACAACGCGAGCAAAAGGCAGTGCTTGCTTGACAATGACGCTCTTACCGGTTGCTGGCTCTTGAATGTCAAAAACCAGATTGAGGTTGCCATCCCCGATTTCTCGGCTGGTCAGCTCTGCTCCTTCGCTAAAAAGACCCGGTATTCCTTTTACGTACTCCACTGCTTCCTGTTCAGTCAATGCGCGATATGCCATGATTCCAAAACTCCCCTCTACTTATTTTTCCTCTATCTCTACTTGTTTTGTTTGTGTCATGAGAGCAAAAAAGACCTCTTTTCCCGAAGAAAAGAGGTCGCTGTCGTCACGTGTAAGAACCGTGTTGATGTCCCCCTTATCTTCCAGACCACTTTTGTTTCTGCAGGAATTAGCACCGTGCATGTCGCCTGTTAATCAGTCGCTTTCTCGCGTCTGAATGGCGTCATGTCGGTTGCCGGGTATCATCGGGCCAGTCCCTCCACCTTCTCTGGATAAGGTATCCAAAACGTATTCGGTTTTTGATTTAGTTTGAATCATACAACCAACGCTTCCACGATGTCAACACCCTTTTGTGCAAAAATTCGCACCTTGCTATCAATAGCTGTATTGTGTTCCGGATGCCTCAGGTCGCTCCCAATTCCACCAGTCTACCTTGCCTAAAAACGCTGCTGTTATCGACTTTTCTGCCTTGAGCTTCAGCAGTTCTTTCGTAGGTCCGGTGAGGACGGCTCCGTAGATGCGAACCCCGTATTTCTGTATGTGACTGTATCGCTCTGCAATCTGTAGATCTCTGCCAGGGAGTAAGGATCTTCCGATATCACGAGCCAGTTCCTCTTGCTCTGACAAATAACTCATCTCCTCCAGATAGTTTGCGATTACTCTGTCCCCATCCCCTTTTTTATATACACCACCGTAATCCATTTCTCGCTGGGCAAATCCCCACACTTCCCCGGAACCAAAAAGCACATCTCCGCTTTCAGCTTGCTTGAGCTCTACCCCTGTATCTATTGCAAGCCAGACTGTATCTTGACCTGAAGAGGTAACATGGCGGGTAACCAGCTTATAATACTCCTCGTACGTCAGAAAGTGGTCAAAAGATATCGCAAGCTGCGAAACCGTTCCTTCGGGCAGCTTCTCCATTGTCGTCCAGGCAGCTGAGGTGAGAGACATGGTATCCTCCGTTTCCTCCTCTGCCGGATAACGGAAAAACAACTTTTGCTCCCTGACCCCGTTCGTCCATTGCGGCTTGGCATTCACATTCCACAGCACATTCGTACTCTCAAAACGACCCGCATTCTTTTCCTCTCCCCCAACCCGCTCGCTTAGTTCCATGCTGATGTTTCCGTACAGCAATCCGACCTGTGAACCACTCCCCCCCACTCTCACACCTGGCTGAGTAAAATTGACCATCGACTTCGCAACGCGGAACAGGTCTTCATGCATCAGCGACCCAACCCAGCCATTCAAAATCAGCAGCACAACTCCCGCCAGAAAGGGAAGCCCTATGGTGAATCCTGCGTTGGACAACCGATTTTTCCATTTCCCCCGGCGAACAATGGCACGCTGTTTTTCAGCTGACAGTGTTTCAGACTGTTTGGTTTTCTCGTTGTCCTCTTCTGTTTCTTCCCCCAACAAAAGCCTTTCCAATCGCTGTGCGTACTCTTCGTCAGCGGCTATTTCTTCCTCGAATTGTTTCGAATCCTCTGCCGTCATTTCTCCACGCAAATAAGCAAGCAACCTTTGCTCGCGTTGATTCTTCTCCGTGTTCATCACTTGCTTTCCTCCCTCCACAACTGCCGCATCTTTTGTCGTCCCCGAAACAAGGAGCGCTTGACGTCTGCCAGCTCGATTCCGAGTACCTCTGCCATTTCCGCGTAGGAAAACTGCATGGCGGACAATAAAATGACCTGTCTCTGCTTTTCCGGAAGTTTCTCCAAATAGTCGTAGGCCACTTCCCATAGCTCCTGATTCACGACATGCTCTGCCGGATCAACCGCCAAATGATCAGGTCGCTCTGGCAAGGCTTCTACAAACACAAATCGTTGTTTCGTCTTCTTGCGATAACCATCCACGAAAGCGTGATAGGCCACCTTGAACAGCCAGGGCCGTACTTTTTCCCCATGGTAGTCGTCCAAGGAAGAGAAGGCGCGACAAAAGGTTTCCTGTGTCAAATCCTCTGCCAGCCTCTCATCTCGTGTCAGCCGGAAAAGATAGCGGTAAATATCGTTTACATGCAGCTGGTACACATCCTCCAGACCTACTTTCCCAAGCCGTTCACACCCTTTCACCCCTTACCACGAAGGAATTGTAAAAAAGTTTCATCTTCGTCTCATTTTTCTAATAATCTCCTGCACATTCTCTGCAAAAACAAGGATTGACTCCTGACAATGAACGTCATATCATGGGGGAAACGAATAACTCTTATCGCGAGCTGGCTGAGGGACTGGCCCTATGATGCCCGGCAACCGGCGCTATACCATGAATCGTACGCTCATCATGCGTACCTTGGATAGCGAAACGGTGCTAATTCCAACGGATAAGAGTCGAGATCGAGCAATTTTGGCTCGTTTCGGCTACTGACCCGAGAGATGAGAGGAGACGAGACGCTTTCATAGTCGACAACCGCCTCCCCGCTCAATGGGGAGGCTTTTTTATTAATTCAAGGAGGATTTGACGTACCATGAGTGAACAACGTATCCTCGTCACCTATCTCACACAAGCAAAAGACTTGAACAAAAAAGCGCAAGCCATTGCTGTTGGCATGACAGTCGGTTCCTGGACGGACCTGCCGCTTGCCAAGCAAGCTATGCTAGCGCCATATCTCGGTGAAGCTGTGAGCGCGACACCGATTGCGACACTGGAAAACGGAGAAACACGCGGTCTGATTACCGTTAGCTATCCGACTCGCAATTTTACAGCGGACATTCCTTCCTTGTTAACCGGAATATTCGGCAAACTGTCGATGGACGGCAAAATCAAGCTCGTCGACATTGTTTTCCCTGAATCATTCCTCCAGGCTTTCCCTGGACCGAAGTTCGGCATTGATGGTCTGCGCGAACGTTTAGGTGCACATAACCGCCCGCTCTTGATGAGCATTTTCAAATCGTGTCTAGGTCTTCCTTTCGACGATCTGAAGACGCAATTCCGAGCACAAGCCTTGGGCGGAGTCGATCTCGTGAAAGATGACGAAATCTTCTTTGCAGATGACCGTGCTCCTTTTATCGAACGGATCAAAGCGTTCAAGCAGATCGCACAGGAGACCGAAGCCGAAACTGGCAAGCCCGTCCTCTATGCAGCCAACCTGACTGGACCTGTGCATGAGCTGAACGAAAAAGCGAAGCGTGCAGTAGAGGCGGGGGCTGATTGCCTCTTATTCAACGTGCTGGCCTTTGGCTTCGATGCCCTGCACCGTTTGGCAGCCGATCCTGACGTACACGTACCAATCATGGCGCATCCAGCATTGGCAGGCGCATACTATCCATCACCTGACTACGGCATCGCCACCCCGCTCCTACTCGGTACGTTGATGCGTGTAGCTGGGGCGGATTTGGTGCTTTTCCCATCCCCATATGGCAATGTGGCTCTGGACAAAACAGAAGCGTTGCAGCTCGCGAAGCATTTGACAGATCCATTGAATGGTGTACGCCGTTCCTTCCCGGTTCCGTCTGCCGGCATTCATCCGGGGCTGGTTCCACAGCTTTATCAAGACTTCGGACTCGATCAAATCGTCAATGCAGGAGGCGGAATCCACGGTCATCCCGGTGGAGCAACCGCAGGAGCAAAAGCTTTCGTTGCCGCGATTGAGGCAGTCACCGCAGGCCGAACATTGGAAGAAGCCTCCTCAGAATCACAAGAACTGGCGATCGCCCTGGAAAAGTGGGGTGGCGCACGATGAGTAAGAAGCTCGTCCTGTTCTGCGATTTCGACGGTACGATTACCGAAAAAGACAACATTGTAGCGATTGTCCGCAAGTTCGCTCCCCCTGAGTGGGAAGCCTTGACGGAGCAAATCCTTTCGCAAAAAATAAGCGTTCAGGAAGGAGTTGGCAAGCTGTTTCAACTCTTGCCCTCCTCCTTGCGCCAGGACATTATTGATTTTATTGTCCATGAAGCGACCATTCGCCCAGGATTTGCTGAATTTGTGAGCTATTGCCGCGAAGAAGGCATCGAGCTGTTGATCACGAGTGGCGGCATCGACTTTTTCCTGGAGCCTATCCTGGCACCCTTCGATCTTGCCGATGTACCGATCTACTGCAATGGCAGTGATTTCAGCGGAGAGCGCATCACCATTACGTGGCCAAACGCTTGCGATGAACATTGCACGAACGGCTGCGGCATGTGCAAGACGACCATCATCCGCCGTTACGATCCAGCAACCCATTTCCGCATCGTCATCGGCGACTCCATCACTGATTTGGCTGGTGCCAAGATCGCTGATTATGTGATTGCTCGTTCCTTCCTCGCTGACAAGGCGGAAGAGCTGCAATTGCCGCATAGCACGTTTGCCACATTCCACGATGTGATTCGCATTTTACAGCAAGTCCAACAGGAGGTCGTCTAATTCATGACTGCAACACTCGAACAACGTCTGGATGCCTTTCGCCGTCTGGATGACGCCAAGCTGACATTTGCCCGCCGGGACTGGTTTCCCGGCACCAGTGGCAATCTCTCTATTAAAATACAAAGCGATCCCTTGCAATTTGCTGTAACAGCAAGCGGCAAAGACAAAACCAAGCTGTCCCCCGAAGATTATCTGGTGGTAGATCAAGACTCGCATCCAGTGGATGATACTGCTCTCAAGCCTTCCGCGGAAACGCTCATCCACGCCGTCGTCTACAAAACGTTCCCGAAGGCAGGGGCTTGCTTCCACGTCCATACGGTCTGGAATAATCTCATTTCCGAGCTGTACTTTGGACAACGCGCCTTTTCCATCCAAGGACAAGAGCTGATCAAGGGACTCGGAATCTGGGAAGAAAACGCGCGCATTACTGTTCCGATTGTTGAGAACTTTGCCGATATTCCGACCTTGGCTGCCGCCATTGAAAAAGTGATGACACCAGAAGTTCCCGGCGTACTCATTCGTAACCACGGTATCTACACGTGGGGCGGCAATGACTTCGAGGCCAAGCGCCATCTGGAAGCTTTTGAATTCCTATTCGAGTATCACGCCCGCTGGCTGCAATTGCGCCAAGCAGTCGTGTCCACTACAACCACCAATTAAGGAGGAATAAACGATGGCACAAATTCGTTTTCACGACAACAATGAGTACATCTCCGCACCCGAGGAAGTTGTCTCCTTCCTGGATACCCAAGAGATCATTTACGAAAAATGGGGCGTGGATCGCCTTGATCCAAAGCACCGTGATAACTACAGCCCGACAGACGAGGAAAAACAAGAGATTCTCGACACCTTTAAGCCAGAAATCGATGCGATTAGCCAACGTCGCGGTTACTTGACAGCGGACATTATCGTTCTCTCTGACAAAACACCTAACCTCGACGAGCTGTTGGTAAAATTCAAGGGCGAGCATCACCACACCGACGATGAATGCCGCTTCTGCGTCGATGGTCACGGTATTTTCGCCATCAAAGGCAAAGACGGACGCTACTTCGACGTCGAGCTGGAGCCAGGCGATCTGATCTCCGTACCACCGAACTACCGCCACTACTTCACTCTGATGGACGACCGCAAAATCAAGGCGATTCGCCTGTTCGTCACTCCTGCAGGCTGGGAAGCGATCTAT
The window above is part of the Brevibacillus brevis NBRC 100599 genome. Proteins encoded here:
- a CDS encoding anti-sigma factor — encoded protein: MNTEKNQREQRLLAYLRGEMTAEDSKQFEEEIAADEEYAQRLERLLLGEETEEDNEKTKQSETLSAEKQRAIVRRGKWKNRLSNAGFTIGLPFLAGVVLLILNGWVGSLMHEDLFRVAKSMVNFTQPGVRVGGSGSQVGLLYGNISMELSERVGGEEKNAGRFESTNVLWNVNAKPQWTNGVREQKLFFRYPAEEETEDTMSLTSAAWTTMEKLPEGTVSQLAISFDHFLTYEEYYKLVTRHVTSSGQDTVWLAIDTGVELKQAESGDVLFGSGEVWGFAQREMDYGGVYKKGDGDRVIANYLEEMSYLSEQEELARDIGRSLLPGRDLQIAERYSHIQKYGVRIYGAVLTGPTKELLKLKAEKSITAAFLGKVDWWNWERPEASGTQYSY
- a CDS encoding sigma-70 family RNA polymerase sigma factor translates to MKGCERLGKVGLEDVYQLHVNDIYRYLFRLTRDERLAEDLTQETFCRAFSSLDDYHGEKVRPWLFKVAYHAFVDGYRKKTKQRFVFVEALPERPDHLAVDPAEHVVNQELWEVAYDYLEKLPEKQRQVILLSAMQFSYAEMAEVLGIELADVKRSLFRGRQKMRQLWREESK
- a CDS encoding 2,3-diketo-5-methylthiopentyl-1-phosphate enolase, whose product is MSEQRILVTYLTQAKDLNKKAQAIAVGMTVGSWTDLPLAKQAMLAPYLGEAVSATPIATLENGETRGLITVSYPTRNFTADIPSLLTGIFGKLSMDGKIKLVDIVFPESFLQAFPGPKFGIDGLRERLGAHNRPLLMSIFKSCLGLPFDDLKTQFRAQALGGVDLVKDDEIFFADDRAPFIERIKAFKQIAQETEAETGKPVLYAANLTGPVHELNEKAKRAVEAGADCLLFNVLAFGFDALHRLAADPDVHVPIMAHPALAGAYYPSPDYGIATPLLLGTLMRVAGADLVLFPSPYGNVALDKTEALQLAKHLTDPLNGVRRSFPVPSAGIHPGLVPQLYQDFGLDQIVNAGGGIHGHPGGATAGAKAFVAAIEAVTAGRTLEEASSESQELAIALEKWGGAR
- a CDS encoding 2-hydroxy-3-keto-5-methylthiopentenyl-1-phosphate phosphatase, whose product is MSKKLVLFCDFDGTITEKDNIVAIVRKFAPPEWEALTEQILSQKISVQEGVGKLFQLLPSSLRQDIIDFIVHEATIRPGFAEFVSYCREEGIELLITSGGIDFFLEPILAPFDLADVPIYCNGSDFSGERITITWPNACDEHCTNGCGMCKTTIIRRYDPATHFRIVIGDSITDLAGAKIADYVIARSFLADKAEELQLPHSTFATFHDVIRILQQVQQEVV
- a CDS encoding methylthioribulose 1-phosphate dehydratase, with the protein product MTATLEQRLDAFRRLDDAKLTFARRDWFPGTSGNLSIKIQSDPLQFAVTASGKDKTKLSPEDYLVVDQDSHPVDDTALKPSAETLIHAVVYKTFPKAGACFHVHTVWNNLISELYFGQRAFSIQGQELIKGLGIWEENARITVPIVENFADIPTLAAAIEKVMTPEVPGVLIRNHGIYTWGGNDFEAKRHLEAFEFLFEYHARWLQLRQAVVSTTTTN
- a CDS encoding 1,2-dihydroxy-3-keto-5-methylthiopentene dioxygenase; its protein translation is MAQIRFHDNNEYISAPEEVVSFLDTQEIIYEKWGVDRLDPKHRDNYSPTDEEKQEILDTFKPEIDAISQRRGYLTADIIVLSDKTPNLDELLVKFKGEHHHTDDECRFCVDGHGIFAIKGKDGRYFDVELEPGDLISVPPNYRHYFTLMDDRKIKAIRLFVTPAGWEAIY